Proteins from one Diorhabda carinulata isolate Delta chromosome 10, icDioCari1.1, whole genome shotgun sequence genomic window:
- the LOC130899143 gene encoding uncharacterized protein LOC130899143 isoform X1, which translates to MRRSDGEEYKEGVVKTLWNTVAKILQQKCYEEFNIIFDPFKDVTFECARTARDAKRKQLQKCPEKRKTSASSLSGQDIDKMCAIWDESTPDGLQRKFFHIASYELAWRGGEACNCLLSYFEEEFDNYGNPTGRIAYNPIFSKTAQGGSHRLTEKRWLVQNTTEPDKCPIRLFKMLKEKRGKHITVDRLFLTVNPSWMKETSKGFFKNCPVGRNEISKWTRDAAEAIGIDTKRIKVTNHSNRAAAVTQLAKVGVSENQIMKVTGHSNQASIKSYLQVNSEHHEEIVQKMRNDSSEVTIRSGGSSIETPSSASSKVVYSNCIFNNCSFS; encoded by the exons ATGAGACGTAGTGATGGGGAAGAATATAAAGAAGGTGTTGTCAAAACACTTTGGAATACAGTAGCgaaaattttgcaacaaaaatgttatgaagAGTTTAACATTATTTTCGATCCTTTTAAAGATGTAACGTTTGAATGCGCCAGAACTGCGAGAGACGCAAAAAGGAAGCAGTTGCAAAAGTGtcctgaaaaaagaaaaacaagtgCATCTAGCTTATCAGGACaagatattgataaaatgtgTGCCATTTGGGACGAGTCGACTCCGGACGGACTTCAACGCAAGTTCTTTCATATTGCTTCATATGAACTGGCGTGGAGAGGAGGAGAAGCATGTAATTGCCTTTTGAGTTactttgaagaagaatttgacaaCTACGGCAACCCTACAGGACGCATAGCTTATAATCCTATTTTTTCTAAGACAGCGCAAGGAGGGAGTCATAGGTTAACAGAAAAAAGATGGTTAGTCCAAAACACCACCGAGCCTGATAAATGCCCAATAAG gctttttaaaatgttgaaagaaaaaagaggaaaacaTATTACGGTCGATCGTCTTTTCTTAACTGTAAATCCATCATGGATGAAAGAAACAtcaaaaggtttttttaaaaattgtccaGTAGGacgaaatgaaatttcaaagtgGACAAGAGATGCAGCGGAAGCTATAGGAATTGACACGAAAAGAATAAAAGTGACAAATCACTCGAACCGTGCTGCGGCAGTTACTCAGCTTGCCAAGGTTGGGgtttcagaaaatcaaattatgaaggTTACCGGACACTCAAATCAGGCCTCGATAAAGAGTTACCTCCAAGTAAATAGTGAACACCACgaggaaattgtacaaaaaatgcgaAATGACAGTAGCGAAGTAacaataagaagtggtggaagcagcatagaaacaccatcgtcggcctccagtaaagttgtatattctaattgcattttcaataattgttccttttcttaa
- the LOC130898889 gene encoding zinc finger BED domain-containing protein 5-like: MERWLKGVKRVATTQQCSKAVRAEYTAIIDDNDATTSSSTVSKAKKRKYDESYISFGFVDSNGSPLCMLCSKLLPNSSMAPAKLRRHLETVHPESKDKNREFFVRKKEQLLESQKTMMQVTQTINEKVTKASYLVSYRIAQEGEAHTIAEILIKPCVLDITKCMLDEKSAKHLSTVPLSNDTVSSRIHDLASYVK; the protein is encoded by the coding sequence atggAACGTTGGCTTAAAGGCGTTAAACGTGTTGCAACAACACAACAATGTTCAAAAGCAGTACGCGCGGAGTATACAGCAATTATCGATGATAATGATGCAACGACGTCAAGTTCCACGGTTTCAAAGGCGAAAAAAAGGAAGTATGATGAATCATATATCAGTTTCGGATTTGTTGATTCCAACGGCTCACCTCTCTGCATGTTATGTAGTAAACTGCTTCCTAATAGTTCCATGGCACCTGCCAAGTTGCGCCGACATTTAGAGACTGTACACCCCGAGTCTAAAGACAAgaatagagaattttttgtaCGTAAAAAAGAACAGTTATTGGAAAGTCAAAAAACTATGATGCAAGTAACCCAAACTATCAATGAAAAGGTCACAAAGGCATCATATTTAGTTAGCTATCGCATTGCACAAGAAGGTGAAGCACACACTATCGCTgagattttaataaaaccatGTGTGTTAGACATAACAAAATGTATGCTCGATGAAAAATCTGCAAAGCATCTTTCTACTGTGCCACTATCAAACGATACTGTTTCAAGTCGAATTCATGATCTGGCAAGCTACGTCAAATAA
- the LOC130898890 gene encoding zinc finger BED domain-containing protein 5-like, with translation MDESTDVAGLAILLVIVRYPYESSFEEDMLMCSPLPTNTTGEEIFTKINIFFEENNLSWNDCIDICTDGAKAMMGKIAGVVSRIQKKAPNCGSSHCLLHRQTLAMKQMPSNLKLVMDEAVKIINFIKSRPLQSRLFSLLCEDFGSKHKTLLLHQKCDGCLGVKL, from the coding sequence ATGGATGAGTCTACTGATGTCGCTGGTCTGGCTATCTTGCTGGTTATCGTGAGATATCCATATGAAAGTTCTTTTGAAGAAGACATGCTTATGTGTTCACCGTTGCCCACAAACACTACCGgagaagaaatttttactaaaataaatatattttttgaagaaaataatctcAGTTGGAACGATTGCATTGACATTTGTACAGATGGGGCCAAGGCGATGATGGGTAAAATAGCAGGAGTCGTGTCACGAATACAAAAGAAAGCACCTAATTGTGGTTCCAGTCATTGTCTCCTGCATAGACAAACACTAGCAATGAAGCAAATGCCGTCAAACCTAAAATTAGTAATGGATGAAGcggtaaaaattattaattttatcaaatcacgACCACTACAATCCCGATTGTTCTCATTATTGTGTGAAGATTTTGGTAGCAAACATAAAACACTGCTGCTCCATCAGAAGTGCGATGGCTGTCTCGGGGTAAAACTTTAA
- the LOC130899143 gene encoding uncharacterized protein LOC130899143 isoform X2 has product MRRSDGEEYKEGVVKTLWNTVAKILQQKCYEEFNIIFDPFKDVTFECARTARDAKRKQLQKCPEKRKTSASSLSGQDIDKMCAIWDESTPDGLQRKFFHIASYELAWRGGEACNCLLSYFEEEFDNYGNPTGRIAYNPIFSKTAQGGSHRLTEKRWLFKMLKEKRGKHITVDRLFLTVNPSWMKETSKGFFKNCPVGRNEISKWTRDAAEAIGIDTKRIKVTNHSNRAAAVTQLAKVGVSENQIMKVTGHSNQASIKSYLQVNSEHHEEIVQKMRNDSSEVTIRSGGSSIETPSSASSKVVYSNCIFNNCSFS; this is encoded by the exons ATGAGACGTAGTGATGGGGAAGAATATAAAGAAGGTGTTGTCAAAACACTTTGGAATACAGTAGCgaaaattttgcaacaaaaatgttatgaagAGTTTAACATTATTTTCGATCCTTTTAAAGATGTAACGTTTGAATGCGCCAGAACTGCGAGAGACGCAAAAAGGAAGCAGTTGCAAAAGTGtcctgaaaaaagaaaaacaagtgCATCTAGCTTATCAGGACaagatattgataaaatgtgTGCCATTTGGGACGAGTCGACTCCGGACGGACTTCAACGCAAGTTCTTTCATATTGCTTCATATGAACTGGCGTGGAGAGGAGGAGAAGCATGTAATTGCCTTTTGAGTTactttgaagaagaatttgacaaCTACGGCAACCCTACAGGACGCATAGCTTATAATCCTATTTTTTCTAAGACAGCGCAAGGAGGGAGTCATAGGTTAACAGAAAAAAGATG gctttttaaaatgttgaaagaaaaaagaggaaaacaTATTACGGTCGATCGTCTTTTCTTAACTGTAAATCCATCATGGATGAAAGAAACAtcaaaaggtttttttaaaaattgtccaGTAGGacgaaatgaaatttcaaagtgGACAAGAGATGCAGCGGAAGCTATAGGAATTGACACGAAAAGAATAAAAGTGACAAATCACTCGAACCGTGCTGCGGCAGTTACTCAGCTTGCCAAGGTTGGGgtttcagaaaatcaaattatgaaggTTACCGGACACTCAAATCAGGCCTCGATAAAGAGTTACCTCCAAGTAAATAGTGAACACCACgaggaaattgtacaaaaaatgcgaAATGACAGTAGCGAAGTAacaataagaagtggtggaagcagcatagaaacaccatcgtcggcctccagtaaagttgtatattctaattgcattttcaataattgttccttttcttaa